A region of Silurus meridionalis isolate SWU-2019-XX chromosome 17, ASM1480568v1, whole genome shotgun sequence DNA encodes the following proteins:
- the rfk gene encoding riboflavin kinase encodes MRSLPYFCRGPVIRGFGRGSKDLGIPTANFPESVVDSLPADISTGIYYGWARVDNGDIHKMVMSIGWNPYYQNSKKSMETHLIHKFKEDFYGQMLSVVLVGYIRPERGFSSLEELITAIRSDIDEARRYLDLPEHIKLKEDTFFRTSTSTIDKQILNNH; translated from the exons ATGAGGAGTCTGCCGTACTTCTGCCGAGGACCGGTGATTCGGGGATTTGGAAGAGGAAGCAAAGATCTGGGAATCCCGACAG CAAACTTCCCGGAGTCTGTAGTGGACAGTCTGCCTGCAGATATCAGCACTGGCATCTACTACGGCTGGGCCCGTGTGGACAACGGAGACATCCATAAGATGGTGATGAGCATCGGCTGGAACCCCTACTACCAAAACAGCAAGAAATCTATG GAAACTCATTTGATCCACAAGTTTAAGGAGGATTTCTACGGTCAGATGCTGAGCGTTGTCCTGGTGGGCTACATTCGCCCGGAAAGGGGATTCAGCTCACTAG AAGAATTGATCACAGCCATTCGCAGCGATATCGACGAGGCAAGAAGATACCTGGACCTGCCCGAGCACATAAAGCTGAAAGAAGACACCTTTTTCCGGACGTCCACATCCACGATAGACAAACAGATCTtgaataatcattaa